One Vibrio quintilis DNA segment encodes these proteins:
- a CDS encoding cyclic-phosphate processing receiver domain-containing protein, protein MKVYLDDERQSPEGWQRVYWPEEAITLLKQGIVTEISLDHNLGDDEHGTGYDVILWIEEAVATQGFQPPLIRIHSANSSARQKMEFGIR, encoded by the coding sequence ATGATGAACGTCAAAGTCCAGAAGGATGGCAAAGAGTTTACTGGCCCGAGGAAGCCATTACCTTACTTAAGCAAGGTATCGTTACTGAAATTAGTCTCGACCATAATCTTGGAGACGATGAACATGGCACGGGCTATGACGTGATCCTGTGGATTGAAGAGGCAGTTGCAACTCAAGGATTTCAACCACCTTTAATCCGCATTCATAGTGCTAATTCATCAGCAAGACAGAAAATGGAATTCGGTATCCGCTAA